Proteins encoded together in one Leishmania infantum JPCM5 genome chromosome 20 window:
- a CDS encoding putative calpain-like cysteine peptidase, whose protein sequence is MTDMNGKVDEFDEGSVVQKKYGPNDYRYGEPVYKGDATPCFEDGLLFRIVEKSNNRWSFYNDTIHTQMNVQIVFGRNSSLRALENTEMVKLENGSYRATVTVYPMETELFVEGEVNGFTSNIRALPLTEDYLKDMARQDYEFIKQETATLYNAVDKNATTDDMVRKCVQSKIKFVDFAFPPEQKSLQIGSLMKLKVLAWERPGMFLSDENARQARLFRNGVHPSNIDEGDLGDSWLTGAMAALSEFPDKIRDIFRHPESVEQGQKERECGIYRVTLNKNGWWTSLIVDDYLPVAGGRPKFARSKGDPAELWPSILQKAYAKVFGGYGFIVAGDPLHALQDMSGFPCSSFDNAFVESTINETYELFAHLKNYSDLGYQLVFTTPTREAIMTARGAISCGSPVQAERAYERSSLLLGHTYSVIRVGYFAEHDLRLLQLRNPWSQASSDWNGPWNKRDENWNKYTEVADYFHFDSSDDGTFFMEWTDVQDYFVSCGVCFIQSPTYDYRIRGTFFQNVPTTCLEISVTRPMLINIILSQEDKRGTDKSENAPIMISVAHGMGAMTPMRVDLNSGFDNDHPSPEYAFLQSRDVSMFYEFKPENSPYLVVPRAMSQFAKLPFTLGLLCPYEIGKETSEVRVAFRALAPENRIFDNFQKFNCETVATETEFQAKGPKQFFPDIYVGTIIQTSDD, encoded by the coding sequence atgaCGGACATGAACGGCAAGGTAGACGAGTTCGATGAGGGCTCCGTCGTACAAAAGAAGTACGGCCCCAACGACTACCGGTACGGCGAGCCGGTGTACAAGGGCGATGCAACGCCGTGCTTCGAAGACGGCCTTCTCTTCCGCATTGTGGAGAAAAGCAACAACCGCTGGTCCTTTTACAATGACACCATCCACACGCAGATGAATGTGCAGATCGTGTTTGGCCGCAATTCCTCCCTGCGTGCGCTGGAGAACACAGAAATGGTGAAGCTGGAGAACGGATCCTACCGCGCTACTGTGACGGTGTACCCGATGGAGACGGAGCTCTTTGTGGAGGGCGAGGTAAACGGCTTCACTAGCAACATTCGTGCTCTGCCGCTGACGGAGGACTACCTCAAGGACATGGCTCGTCAGGATTACGAGTTCATCAAACAGGAAACGGCGACCTTGTACAACGCTGTGGACAAGAACGCTACGACTGATGACATGGTTCGCAAGTGCGTGCAGAGCAAAATCAAGTTTGTCGACTTTGCCTTCCCGCCGGAGCAGAAGTCGCTGCAGATCGGCTCTCTCATGAAGCTGAAGGTGCTGGCGTGGGAGCGCCCGGGCATGTTCCTTTCCGACGAGAACGCCCGGCAGGCGCGCCTGTTTCGCAACGGCGTCCACCCATCCAACATCGACGAGGGTGATTTGGGTGACTCGTGGCTGACGGGCGCGATGGCAGCGTTGTCTGAGTTCCCGGACAAGATCCGTGATATCTTCCGCCACCCCGAGAGCGTGGAGCAGGGGCAGAAGGAGCGCGAGTGCGGCATCTACCGTGTGACGCTGAACAAGAACGGCTGGTGGACGAGCTTGATTGTCGACGACTACCTGCCGGTGGCCGGCGGCCGCCCAAAGTTTGCCCGCTCCAAGGGCGATCCGGCCGAGCTGTGGCCCTCCATTCTCCAGAAGGCGTACGCGAAGGTCTTTGGCGGGTACGGCTTCATTGTCGCTGGAGacccgctgcacgcgctgcaggacATGTCCGGATTCCCGTGCTCCTCTTTTGATAACGCGTTCGTGGAGAGCACTATCAACGAGACGTATGAGCTGTTCGCGCATCTCAAGAACTACAGTGACCTGGGCTACCAGCTTGTGTTCACCACCCCGACCCGCGAAGCCATCATGACGGCTCGCGGCGCCATCAGCTGCGGCTCCCCCGTGCAGGCGGAGCGTGCGTACGAGAGGTCCagcctgctgctggggcACACCTACTCCGTGATTCGCGTGGGATACTTCGCGGAGCACGacctgcgccttctgcagctgcggaaCCCGTGGTCGCAGGCCTCCTCGGACTGGAATGGGCCTTGGAACAAGCGCGACGAGAACTGGAACAAGTACACGGAGGTGGCAGACTACTTCCACTTtgacagcagcgatgacggcACCTTCTTCATGGAGTGGACCGACGTGCAGGACTACTTTGTCAGCTGCGGCGTGTGCTTCATTCAGAGCCCCACGTACGACTACCGCATCCGCGGCACCTTCTTCCAAAACGTGCCGACGACATGCCTGGAGATCTCCGTTACACGTCCGATGCTGATCAACATTATTCTCTCGCAGGAAGACAAGCGTGGCACCGACAAGAGCGAGAACGCGCCGATCATGATTAGTGTGGCGCACGGCATGGGGGCGATGACGCCGATGCGCGTGGACTTGAACAGCGGCTTCGACAACGACCACCCGTCGCCCGAGTATGCATTCCTGCAGAGTCGTGACGTGAGCATGTTCTACGAATTCAAGCCGGAGAACTCGCCGTACCTCGTGGTGCCGCGTGCCATGAGCCAGTTCGCCAAGCTTCCCTTCACACTAGGCCTACTGTGCCCGTACGAGATCGGCAAGGAGACGAGCGAGGTCCGCGTGGCCTTCCGCGCCCTCGCCCCGGAGAACCGCATCTTCGACAACTTCCAGAAGTTCAACTGCGAGACCGTGGCCACAGAGACGGAGTTCCAGGCAAAAGGCCCGAAGCAGTTTTTCCCTGACATCTACGTGGGTACCATCATCCAGACGTCTGACGACTAA
- a CDS encoding putative calpain-like cysteine peptidase has product MSHNGTAGEWRELGEEQPTLSSKPQDAAMNTYATKEAYEGERAEHLAQKSHSPQYYLADSEPQVIPQQAYEEEAPQEYPKEIGNNYDAPQHAYEVVAPDNAHARSMPAPHAAAAATPPSAIVKPRTRNVKSVARWEAVEYDLRDGSDDEFELSTCMTPVYEGEGEEGNEDASVFKHGEPDCKGEIMSCFDEPNLLYRIIDPKAKTWSFYNDSLQYEMHVQFIFGKHSKLQPLENTTLRQNEEGQYVMEVVVYPTETEMFLQGTVNGFTSKLRAVPLTEDYHNARRGITEELVNNEVAAIQQVTSSDNAEDVLQACIDSGIPFVDPEFPPCQASLEAGANKPFKPFAWARPQACVPEEMASQVRLFRANVRPGCVDAGDLGDSWVICSVASVSEDPARLMGMFRHPEGKAAAQREHAVGAYRVTFNKNGWWRSVLVDSYLPVSGGKLKYAKSATDPAEIWPAILEKAYAKLHGSYARICSGDPLHALQDMTGFSTMRFDESLTDDKASDQLFSDLVHGIAAGYTVICSTPGRGPHDKDQELCEAYAQVGLVTGCAYTILEAKHIENKDLRMVKVRNAWGRGVEWSGSWGNDDTKWDANPDIAEECNFQKAANGMFWMSWKDARKYFNGGGVCFTHQPAYDYRMNCVFTEGVPSAVLEIEVQSPTCFTFVISQDDKRCQVNASEYKPVMISIAEPVEGDMYKVVMNSSANGARPTSDKWMFLQARDVSLIHKLDAGKYIVVPRIMPSDDPVEPVPYVLGMICNKEVGNGDVSVKFKRLDAGNRVFENFPKFEPELMEVEQPVQYQKRAPGEAFPMTQMGEELI; this is encoded by the coding sequence ATGTCGCACAACGGTACAGCAGGTGAGTGGCGAGAGCTCGGTGAAGAGCAGCCAACGCTATCCTCCAAGCCACAAGACGCAGCCATGAACACTTATGCCACCAAGGAGGCTTACGAGGGAGAGCGTGCCGAGCACTTAGCTCAGAAGTCTCACTCTCCTCAATATTACTTGGCGGACAGCGAGCCCCAAGTAATCCCGCAGCAGGCctacgaggaggaggctccCCAGGAGTATCCGAAAGAGATCGGCAATAACTATGACGCACCGCAGCACGCGTACGAGGTGGTGGCCCCGGACAACGCTCACGCCCGCTCGAtgcctgcgccgcacgctgccgctgccgctacgccgccgagcgcgaTCGTGAAGCCGCGGACGCGCAACGTGAAGAGCGTCGCGCGctgggaggcggtggagtaTGACCTGcgtgacggcagcgacgatgaGTTCGAGCTGTCGACGTGCATGACACCGGTATACGAGGGCGAAGGTGAGGAGGGCAACGAGGATGCGAGCGTGTTCAAGCACGGCGAGCCGGATTGCAAGGGGGAGATCATGTCGTGCTTCGACGAGCCGAACCTGCTGTACCGGATCATTGACCCGAAGGCGAAGACGTGGTCGTTTTACAACGACAGCCTGCAGTACGAGATGCATGTGCAGTTCATATTTGGCAAGCACTCgaagctgcagccgctggagaacacgacgctgcggcagaaCGAAGAGGGCCAATACGTGATGGAGGTGGTCGTGTACCCGACGGAGACCGAGATGTTTTTGCAGGGCACCGTGAACGGGTTCACAAGCAAGCTGCGCGCTGTGCCACTGACGGAGGACTACCATAATGCGCGCCGCGGGATCACGGAGGAGCTGGTGAACAACGAGGTGGCTGCGATCCAGCAGGTGACGAGCAGCGACAACGCGGAGgacgtgctgcaggcgtGCATCGACAGCGGGATCCCATTCGTGGACCCCGAGTTCCCGCCGTGCCAGGCGTCGCTGGAAGCTGGCGCGAACAAGCCGTTCAAGCCGTTTGCGTGGGCACGGCCGCAGGCATGCGTGCCGGAGGAGATGGCGTCGCAGGTTCGACTGTTCCGCGCGAACGTGAGGCCCGGCTGTGTGGACGCTGGCGACCTCGGCGACTCGTGGGTGATTTGCTCTGTTGCGTCGGTGTCGGAGGACCCTGCGCGGCTGATGGGGATGTTCCGCCACCCGGAGGGCAAGgctgcggcacagcgcgAGCACGCGGTTGGCGCGTACCGCGTGACGTTCAACAAAAAtgggtggtggcgcagcgtgcTGGTGGACAGCTACCTGCCTGTGTCCGGCGGCAAGCTGAAGTACGCGAAGAGCGCGACGGACCCGGCGGAGATCTGGCCTGCGATCCTGGAGAAGGCGTACGCGAAGCTGCATGGCAGCTACGCGAGGATCTGCTCCGGCGacccgctgcacgcgctgcaggacATGACCGGGTTCTCGACGATGCGCTTCGACGAGTCGCTGACGGACGACAAGGCGAGCGACCAGCTGTTCAGCGACCTTGTGCATGGGATTGCTGCAGGGTACACGGTGATCTGCAGCACGCCAGGGCGCGGGCCACACGACAAAGACCAGGAGCTGTGCGAGGCGTACGCGCAGGTGGGGCTTGTGACCGGGTGCGCGTACACGATCCTGGAGGCGAAGCACATCGAGAACAAGGACCTGCGGATGGTGAAGGTACGCAACGCATGGGGGCGCGGTGTGGagtggagcggcagctgggGCAACGACGACACGAAATGGGACGCGAACCCAGACATCGCGGAGGAATGCAACTTCCAGAAGGCGGCGAATGGGATGTTCTGGATGTCGTGGAAGGACGCGCGGAAGTACTTCAACGGTGGTGGCGTGTGCTTCACGCACCAGCCGGCGTACGACTACCGCATGAACTGCGTGTtcacggaaggcgtgccgTCCGCTGTGCTGGAGATCGAGGTGCAGTCGCCTACGTGCTTCACGTTTGTGATTTCACAGGACGACAAGCGGTGCCAGGTGAACGCGTCGGAGTACAAGCCTGTGATGATCAGCATTGCGGAGCCCGTGGAGGGCGACATGTACAAGGTCGTCATGAATTCCTCGGCGAACGGCGCGCGGCCGACGTCGGACAAGTGGATGTTTCTTCAGGCACGCGACGTCTCACTGATCCACAAGCTGGACGCTGGGAAGTACATTGTCGTGCCGCGCATCATGCCGTCGGATGACCCAGTGGAGCCTGTACCGTACGTTCTGGGGATGATCTGCAACAAGGAGGTTGGCAACGGCGACGTGAGCGTGAAGTTTAAGCGCCTGGACGCTGGCAACCGCGTGTTCGAGAACTTCCCGAAGTTCGAGCCGGAGCtgatggaggtggagcagccGGTGCAGTACCAGAAGCGCGCGCCGGGCGAGGCATTCCCGATGACACAGATGGGGGAGGAGCTGATTTAG
- a CDS encoding endo-1,4-beta-xylanase z precursor-like protein: protein MSAIIITPVAPATTPPTRTPAMHLHSFSQPTQAQQQQQQLLFRPRCEEGVTYSEDNNGTVHYRFYLPHASSVVVAPVKVCLVDSDGGTVPVASIGAAAPMTKHQDGVWVGTVSAPVGLQCVVLMVDGNPVLTPHLSIGCLHGLQRANYIDVPPPNPNRCVYAMRPSVEHGMVAHNYLTSYTMDTTEEVLIYVPPSYHKASSATRRYPVLYLLHDDREYPMNCVQQGKVNVIADNLIADGKMTEMIIVMKSSVSARANGECIPCDAAKLCEDLTEDIIPYVDNHYRTEADRDNRAIAGLYMGSIQASRLCITRHDLFAYAGMFSGFLRSNWNGISTDSDHIEALRRDPVAFQAAMKVLFRCIGDDNTHRAAFEADDALLAELGVACERRIYAGSHSWQVWRQAAADFLPMLFKDLSFLPRH from the coding sequence ATGTCCGCCATCATCATCACACCCGTTGCTcctgcgacgacgccgcccaCTCGCACCCCTGCAATGCATCTGCATAGCTTTAGCCAACCCACtcaagcacagcagcagcagcagcagctccttttccggccgcgctgcgaggagggggtgaCATATAGCGAAGACAACAACGGCACCGTGCACTACCGTTTCTACCTTCCCCATGCCAGCTCTGTTGTTGTCGCTCCTGTGAAGGTTTGCCTGGTGGACAGCGATGGTGGCACGGTCCCTGTCGCctccatcggcgccgccgcacccaTGACAAAGCACCAAGACGGAGTGTGGGTCGGAACCGTGTCCGCACCAGTCGGACTGCAGTGTGTCGTCCTCATGGTGGACGGCAACCCTGTGCTCACGCCCCACCTCAGCATCGGGTGCCTGCATGGGCTCCAGCGGGCAAACTACATCGATGTCCCGCCACCGAACCCAAATCGATGTGTCTACGCCATGCGGCCCTCCGTCGAGCACGGGATGGTGGCCCACAACTACTTGACGTCCTACACAATGGACACAACCGAGGAAGTTCTTATCTACGTGCCGCCCTCGTATCACAAGGCGAGCAGCGCAACACGTCGGTACCCCGTGCTCTACCTCCTGCACGACGACCGCGAGTACCCAATGAACTGCGTACAGCAGGGTAAGGTGAACGTCATCGCCGACAACCTCATCGCCGACGGCAAGATGACGGAGATGATCATCGTAATGAAGAGTAGTGTGAGCGCACGCGCCAATGGTGAATGCATTCCATGCGATGCGGCCAAGCTCTGCGAAGACCTGACGGAGGACATCATTCCGTACGTCGACAACCACTACCGCACCGAGGCAGATCGCGACAaccgcgccatcgccggtCTCTACATGGGCTCCATACAAGCCAGCAGGCTCTGCATAACACGCCACGATCTCTTCGCCTACGCCGGCATGTTCTCCGGCTTCCTGAGGAGCAACTGGAACGGCATCAGTACGGACAGCGACCACATCGAAGCCCTCCGCCGCGATCCCGTAGCCTTCCAGGCCGCCATGAAAGTGCTCTTCCGTTGCATTGGCGACGACAACACCCACCGCGCCGCGTTCGAGGCGGACGACGCtctgctggcggagctgggcGTGGCGTGCGAGCGGCGCATCTACGCGGGCTCACATAGCTGGCAGGTATGGCGCCAGGCCGCAGCCGATTTCCTGCCAATGCTATTCAAGGACCTAAGCTTTCTTCCTCGTCACTGA
- a CDS encoding putative calpain-like cysteine peptidase: MSQDQLNDEAQWTEIEEEAPQERETPNTPDQAEDCNEAAPAEEQAEDCNEAAPAEEQAEDCNEAAPAEEQAEDCSEAAPAEEQAEDCNEAAPAEEQAEDCNEAAPAEEQAEDCNEAAPAEEQAEDCNEAAPAEEQAEDCNEAAPAEEQAEDCNEAAPVEEQAEDCNESEPAEEQAEGAADGPDQRQDLGSEEKPEPPFEETQQAEECPEDVVPLEASETQEHETPGAEEAYEGERAEHLAQKSHSPQYYLADSEPQVIPQQACEEEAPQEYPKEIGNNYDAPQHAYEVVAPDNAHARSMPAPHAAAAATPPSAIVKPRTRNVKSVARWEAVEYDLRDGSDDEFELSTCMTPVYEGEGEEGNEDASVFKHGEPDCKGEIMSCFDEPNLLYRIIDPKAKTWSFYNDSLQYEMHVQFIFGKHSKLQPLENTTLRQNEEGQYVMEVVVYPTETEMFLQGTVNGFTSKLRAVPLTEDYHNARRGITEELVNNEVAAIQQVTSSDNAEDVLQACIDSGIPFVDPEFPPCQASLEAGANKPFKPFAWARPQACVPEEMASQVRLFRANVRPGCVDAGDLGDSWVICSVASVSEDPARLMGMFRHPEGKAAAQREHAVGAYRVTFNKNGWWRSVLVDSYLPVSGGKLKYAKSATDPAEIWPAILEKAYAKLHGSYARICSGDPLHALQDMTGFSTMRFDESLTDDKASDQLFSDLVHGIAAGYTVICSTPGRGPHDKDQELCEAYAQVGLVTGCAYTILEAKHIENKDLRMVKVRNAWGRGVEWSGSWGNDDTKWDANPDIAEECNFQKAANGMFWMSWKDARKYFNGGGVCFTHQPAYDYRMNCVFTEGVPSAVLEIEVQSPTCFTFVISQDDKRCQVNASEYKPVMISIAEPVEGDMYKVVMNSSANGARPTSDKWMFLQARDVSLIHKLDAGKYIVVPRIMPSDDPVEPVPYVLGMICNKEVGNGDVSVKFKRLDAGNRVFENFPKFEPELMEVEQPVQYQKRAPGEAFPMTQMGEEVM, encoded by the coding sequence ATGTCTCAAGATCAGCTCAACGACGAGGCCCAGTGGACCGAGATCGAAGAGGAGGCACCACAGGAGCGGGAAACCCCCAACACGCCTGACCAGGCTGAGGATTGCAACGAggccgcaccggcagaggagcaggctGAGGATTGCAACGAggccgcaccggcagaggagcaggctGAGGATTGCAACGAggccgcaccggcagaggagcaggctGAGGATTGCAGCGAggccgcaccggcagaggagcaggctGAGGATTGCAACGAggccgcaccggcagaggagcaggctGAGGATTGCAACGAggccgcaccggcagaggagcaggctGAGGATTGCAACGAggccgcaccggcagaggagcaggctGAGGATTGCAACGAggccgcaccggcagaggagcaggctGAGGATTGCAACGAggccgcaccggcagaggagcaggctGAGGATTGCAACGAGGCCGCACCGGTAGAGGAGCAGGCTGAGGATTGCAACGAGTCTGAgccggcagaggagcaggctGAGGGAGCCGCAGATGGACCTGACCAACGTCAGGATCTGGGCAGTGAAGAGAAACCTGAACCGCCATTTGAGGAGACACAGCAGGCCGAAGAGTGCCCAGAGGATGTCGTCCCGCTTGAGGCTTCCGAGACTCAGGAGCACGAGACCCCTGGGGCCGAGGAGGCTTACGAGGGAGAGCGTGCCGAGCACTTAGCTCAGAAGTCTCACTCTCCTCAATATTACTTGGCGGACAGCGAGCCCCAAGTAATCCCGCAGCAGGcctgcgaggaggaggctccCCAGGAGTATCCGAAAGAGATCGGCAATAACTATGACGCACCGCAGCACGCGTACGAGGTGGTGGCCCCGGACAACGCTCACGCCCGCTCGAtgcctgcgccgcacgctgccgctgccgctacgccgccgagcgcgaTCGTGAAGCCGCGGACGCGCAACGTGAAGAGCGTCGCGCGctgggaggcggtggagtaTGACCTGcgtgacggcagcgacgatgaGTTCGAGCTGTCGACGTGCATGACACCGGTATACGAGGGCGAAGGTGAGGAGGGCAACGAGGATGCGAGCGTGTTCAAGCACGGCGAGCCGGATTGCAAGGGGGAGATCATGTCGTGCTTCGACGAGCCGAACCTGCTGTACCGGATCATTGACCCGAAGGCGAAGACGTGGTCGTTTTACAACGACAGCCTGCAGTACGAGATGCATGTGCAGTTCATATTTGGCAAGCACTCgaagctgcagccgctggagaacacgacgctgcggcagaaCGAAGAGGGCCAATACGTGATGGAGGTGGTCGTGTACCCGACGGAGACCGAGATGTTTTTGCAGGGCACCGTGAACGGGTTCACAAGCAAGCTGCGCGCTGTGCCACTGACGGAGGACTACCATAATGCGCGCCGCGGGATCACGGAGGAGCTGGTGAACAACGAGGTGGCTGCGATCCAGCAGGTGACGAGCAGCGACAACGCGGAGgacgtgctgcaggcgtGCATCGACAGCGGGATCCCATTCGTGGACCCCGAGTTCCCGCCGTGCCAGGCGTCGCTGGAAGCTGGCGCGAACAAGCCGTTCAAGCCGTTTGCGTGGGCACGGCCGCAGGCATGCGTGCCGGAGGAGATGGCGTCGCAGGTTCGACTGTTCCGCGCGAACGTGAGGCCCGGCTGTGTGGACGCTGGCGACCTCGGCGACTCGTGGGTGATTTGCTCTGTTGCGTCGGTGTCGGAGGACCCTGCGCGGCTGATGGGGATGTTCCGCCACCCGGAGGGCAAGgctgcggcacagcgcgAGCACGCGGTTGGCGCGTACCGCGTGACGTTCAACAAAAAtgggtggtggcgcagcgtgcTGGTGGACAGCTACCTGCCTGTGTCCGGCGGCAAGCTGAAGTACGCGAAGAGCGCGACGGACCCGGCGGAGATCTGGCCTGCGATCCTGGAGAAGGCGTACGCGAAGCTGCATGGCAGCTACGCGAGGATCTGCTCCGGCGacccgctgcacgcgctgcaggacATGACCGGGTTCTCGACGATGCGCTTCGACGAGTCGCTGACGGACGACAAGGCGAGCGACCAGCTGTTCAGCGACCTTGTGCATGGGATTGCTGCAGGGTACACGGTGATCTGCAGCACGCCAGGGCGCGGGCCACACGACAAAGACCAGGAGCTGTGCGAGGCGTACGCGCAGGTGGGGCTTGTGACCGGGTGCGCGTACACGATCCTGGAGGCGAAGCACATCGAGAACAAGGACCTGCGGATGGTGAAGGTACGCAACGCATGGGGGCGCGGTGTGGagtggagcggcagctgggGCAACGACGACACGAAATGGGACGCGAACCCAGACATCGCGGAGGAATGCAACTTCCAGAAGGCGGCGAATGGGATGTTCTGGATGTCGTGGAAGGACGCGCGGAAGTACTTCAACGGTGGTGGCGTGTGCTTCACGCACCAGCCGGCGTACGACTACCGCATGAACTGCGTGTtcacggaaggcgtgccgTCCGCTGTGCTGGAGATCGAGGTGCAGTCGCCTACGTGCTTCACGTTTGTGATTTCACAGGACGACAAGCGGTGCCAGGTGAACGCGTCGGAGTACAAGCCTGTGATGATTAGCATTGCGGAGCCCGTGGAGGGCGACATGTACAAGGTCGTCATGAATTCCTCGGCGAACGGCGCGCGGCCGACGTCGGACAAGTGGATGTTTCTTCAGGCACGCGACGTCTCACTGATCCACAAGCTGGACGCTGGGAAGTACATTGTCGTGCCGCGCATCATGCCGTCGGATGACCCAGTGGAGCCTGTACCGTACGTTCTGGGGATGATCTGCAACAAGGAGGTTGGCAACGGCGACGTGAGCGTGAAGTTTAAGCGCCTGGACGCTGGCAACCGCGTGTTCGAGAACTTCCCGAAGTTCGAGCCGGAGCtgatggaggtggagcagccGGTGCAGTACCAGAAGCGCGCGCCGGGCGAGGCATTCCCGATGACACagatgggggaggaggtgatgTAG